One window of Catharus ustulatus isolate bCatUst1 chromosome 3, bCatUst1.pri.v2, whole genome shotgun sequence genomic DNA carries:
- the FBXO25 gene encoding F-box only protein 25 isoform X3 gives MKKCTILKTASLQPRKGKKIILGIMLIHSRHGYCTLGEAFNRLDFSSAIQDIRRFNYVVKLLQLIAKSQLTSLSGAAQKNYFNILDKIVQKVMEDQYNPRLIKDLLQDLSSTLCILIRGVGKSVLVGNINIWICRLETILLWQQQLKNLQMNKQVNNGLTLSDLPLHMLNNILYRFSDGWDIITLGQVTPTLYMLSEDRQLWKKLCQYHFAEKQFCRHLIPSEKGHIDWKLMYFALQKYYPIKEQYGDTLHFCRHCSILFWKDTGHPCTASDPNTCLMPVSPQHFIDLFKF, from the exons ATGAAGAAGTGTACAATACTGAAGACTGCGAGTTTGCagccaagaaaaggaaaaaagatcatTTTAGGAATAATGCTGATTCACAGT aGACATGGTTATTGCACCTTGGGAGAAGCCTTTAACCGCTTAGACTTTTCAAGTGCTATTCAGGACATCAGGAGGTTCAATTACGTGGTCAAA CTTTTGCAGCTAATTGCAAAATCCCAGTTAACATCACTGAGTGGTGCAGCACAGAAGAACTACTTTAACATTTTGGACAAAATTGTGCAGAAGG ttatGGAGGACCAATATAATCCAAGATTGATCAAAGATCTTCTGCAGGATCTGAGCTCTACTCTCTGTATTCTGATTAGGGGAGTAGGAAAATCTGTGTTGGTAGGCAACATCAATATTTGGATTTGCCGATTAGAAACTATCCTTCTGTGGCAACAACAACTGAAAAATCTTCAGATGAACAAG CAAGTCAACAATGGACTTACGCTTAGCGATCTCCCTCTCCATATGCTGAATAACATCTTATACAGGTTCTCTGATGGCTGGGACATTATTACTCTGGGTCAAGTGACCCCAACTTTGTACATGCTTAGTGAAGACAGACAGTTGTGGAAAAAACTCTGCCAGTACCATTTTGCAGAAAAGCAG TTTTGTAGGCATTTGATTCCGTCAGAGAAAGGTCACATTGACTGGAAGCTGATGTACTTTGCACTTCAGAAATATTACCCAATAAAGGAACAGTATGGGGACACCTTGCATTTCTGTCGACACTGTAGTATTCTCTTTTGGAAG
- the FBXO25 gene encoding F-box only protein 25 isoform X2 gives MPFLGQDWRSPGWRWVKTEDGWKRCEPFNPALEDGNNQLNDISHTVIITGDDENEEVYNTEDCEFAAKKRKKDHFRNNADSQCFYREKWIYVHKESTKERHGYCTLGEAFNRLDFSSAIQDIRRFNYVVKLLQLIAKSQLTSLSGAAQKNYFNILDKIVQKVMEDQYNPRLIKDLLQDLSSTLCILIRGVGKSVLVGNINIWICRLETILLWQQQLKNLQMNKQVNNGLTLSDLPLHMLNNILYRFSDGWDIITLGQVTPTLYMLSEDRQLWKKLCQYHFAEKQFCRHLIPSEKGHIDWKLMYFALQKYYPIKEQYGDTLHFCRHCSILFWKDTGHPCTASDPNTCLMPVSPQHFIDLFKF, from the exons ATGCCATTTTTGGGCCAAGACTGGAGATCCCCTGGATGGAGATGGGTTAAAACAGAAGATGGATGGAAAAGATGTGAACCCTTTAATCCTGCACTTGAGGATGGGAATAATCAGCTGAATGATATCAGCCACACTgt tatcatAACAGGGGATGATGAGAATGAAGAAGTGTACAATACTGAAGACTGCGAGTTTGCagccaagaaaaggaaaaaagatcatTTTAGGAATAATGCTGATTCACAGT gtttttatcGTGAAAAGTGGATTTATGTTCATAAAGAAAGCACCAAGGAA aGACATGGTTATTGCACCTTGGGAGAAGCCTTTAACCGCTTAGACTTTTCAAGTGCTATTCAGGACATCAGGAGGTTCAATTACGTGGTCAAA CTTTTGCAGCTAATTGCAAAATCCCAGTTAACATCACTGAGTGGTGCAGCACAGAAGAACTACTTTAACATTTTGGACAAAATTGTGCAGAAGG ttatGGAGGACCAATATAATCCAAGATTGATCAAAGATCTTCTGCAGGATCTGAGCTCTACTCTCTGTATTCTGATTAGGGGAGTAGGAAAATCTGTGTTGGTAGGCAACATCAATATTTGGATTTGCCGATTAGAAACTATCCTTCTGTGGCAACAACAACTGAAAAATCTTCAGATGAACAAG CAAGTCAACAATGGACTTACGCTTAGCGATCTCCCTCTCCATATGCTGAATAACATCTTATACAGGTTCTCTGATGGCTGGGACATTATTACTCTGGGTCAAGTGACCCCAACTTTGTACATGCTTAGTGAAGACAGACAGTTGTGGAAAAAACTCTGCCAGTACCATTTTGCAGAAAAGCAG TTTTGTAGGCATTTGATTCCGTCAGAGAAAGGTCACATTGACTGGAAGCTGATGTACTTTGCACTTCAGAAATATTACCCAATAAAGGAACAGTATGGGGACACCTTGCATTTCTGTCGACACTGTAGTATTCTCTTTTGGAAG